The proteins below are encoded in one region of Pseudomonas putida NBRC 14164:
- a CDS encoding amidase: MEKNALPLADTLAPAGADAADGWPRRQVLKAGAVALGVGLLGRFADARAAGGLSASDYLGLDAWAMAKGLQAGHFSAEDLLGAAFARCDLVNPKINAVNMRHDDYARALLAARQKAGTLAQGSLAGVPILLKDLNTYLQGTTTSNGSRLFKDAPPSSITSTLIRRYEAAGAVPFGKATSPEFGLTTTTESLAWGQTRNPWNLALSSGGSSGGSAAAVAAGIVPVAHATDGGGSIRIPASYCGLVGLKPTRYRTPSGPARLEGSFGASVANMVSHSVRDTALFLDAGQGHEPGSPYWSSPLVRPYVEELGRDPGRLRVALVRESLTGAPLDPAIAKVLEDTIKQLLGLGHEVEELRLPIQAQQLFGAHGVAIGNSLLVTVNDREKALGRALGPQDLESITFGVLERAAKATGEGVVRARHAFEDISMAMEQQFERFDVILSPVTASLTPALGELSLNQPYESYARKAMGSAAFTVLANVSGQPAISLPLGMSDNGLPVGMMFTARLGGEDVLLRLASQLEQDRPWAARRAAI, from the coding sequence ATGGAAAAAAACGCATTGCCACTGGCCGACACGCTTGCCCCAGCGGGTGCCGACGCCGCTGACGGATGGCCGCGCCGGCAGGTGCTCAAGGCCGGCGCGGTGGCGCTGGGCGTCGGGCTACTGGGGCGCTTTGCCGATGCCCGGGCCGCAGGCGGCTTGTCGGCCAGCGATTACCTGGGCCTGGATGCCTGGGCCATGGCCAAGGGCTTGCAGGCCGGCCACTTCAGTGCCGAAGACTTGCTCGGCGCAGCATTCGCCCGTTGTGACCTGGTGAACCCGAAGATCAATGCAGTCAACATGCGCCATGACGATTATGCCCGCGCGTTGCTGGCGGCCAGGCAGAAGGCCGGGACCCTGGCCCAGGGCTCGCTGGCGGGCGTGCCGATCCTGCTCAAGGACCTCAACACCTACTTGCAGGGCACGACCACCAGCAACGGCAGCCGGCTGTTCAAGGACGCGCCACCGTCGAGCATTACCAGCACCTTGATCCGCCGTTATGAAGCCGCCGGGGCAGTGCCTTTCGGTAAAGCCACCAGCCCGGAGTTCGGCCTGACCACCACCACCGAGTCGTTGGCATGGGGGCAGACCCGCAACCCCTGGAATCTGGCGTTGAGCTCGGGTGGTTCGTCCGGTGGTTCCGCTGCGGCGGTGGCCGCCGGTATCGTCCCGGTCGCCCATGCCACCGACGGTGGCGGCTCGATCCGGATCCCGGCGTCTTACTGTGGGCTGGTCGGCCTCAAACCGACACGCTACCGCACGCCCAGCGGGCCGGCACGCCTGGAAGGCTCGTTTGGCGCCAGTGTCGCCAACATGGTCTCGCACAGCGTGCGCGATACCGCGTTGTTTCTTGATGCCGGTCAGGGTCACGAACCAGGGAGCCCGTACTGGAGCTCACCGCTGGTGCGTCCCTACGTTGAGGAGCTGGGCCGTGACCCGGGCCGTTTACGGGTTGCACTGGTGCGCGAATCGCTGACAGGGGCACCGCTGGACCCGGCGATTGCCAAGGTTCTGGAGGACACCATCAAGCAATTGCTGGGCCTTGGCCACGAGGTGGAAGAACTGCGCTTGCCAATTCAGGCCCAGCAGCTGTTCGGCGCCCACGGCGTGGCTATCGGCAACTCGTTGCTGGTCACGGTTAACGACCGGGAGAAAGCCCTGGGCCGCGCGTTAGGGCCGCAGGACCTAGAAAGCATCACCTTTGGTGTGCTGGAGCGCGCAGCGAAGGCCACAGGTGAGGGCGTAGTCCGTGCCCGGCATGCGTTTGAAGACATCAGCATGGCCATGGAACAGCAGTTCGAGCGCTTTGATGTGATCCTCTCACCGGTGACCGCCAGCCTGACACCGGCCTTGGGCGAGCTCTCGCTCAACCAGCCTTACGAAAGTTACGCCCGCAAGGCCATGGGCAGTGCCGCATTCACCGTGCTGGCCAACGTCAGCGGCCAGCCGGCAATTTCCTTGCCGTTGGGCATGAGTGACAACGGCCTGCCAGTAGGCATGATGTTCACCGCTCGCCTGGGCGGGGAAGACGTGCTATTGCGCCTGGCCTCGCAGCTGGAGCAGGACCGCCCGTGGGCCGCCAGGCGCGCCGCGATCTGA
- a CDS encoding acyl-CoA dehydrogenase family protein translates to MDSMRVRTPEEIELLEHARRLVPALKSRTARADREFRVPDETIFELQQAGLLRALQPRAFGGYEVDPRTFFEIQMILAEGCMSTAWIYGVMGVHPWQLARYPIEAQRDVWSQDHTTLISSTYMPVAKVTVVEGGYRISGRWGFSSGSEHCQWCFLGGVLPADSDRAAEHGTFLIPRSDYRIEHNWDVLGLRGTGSHDIVVEDAFVPAHRVQRTNNCTLEATPGRLVNTNPIYAIPFAQVFTRAVSSSAIGALQGAINEFRANAAAHIGKHGMKTADDPVAQTTVAEATIIVDSLRLVLERNYAHLMALAEAGEYPDVETRLLYRYQSSYVTNICAEKVNELLRCMAASGLYNTNPVARLFRDLHQARGHIANNYMAFSRSLGAVQLGLPNPDPYV, encoded by the coding sequence ATGGACAGCATGCGAGTAAGAACGCCGGAAGAAATCGAACTGCTTGAACACGCCCGGCGCCTGGTGCCGGCGCTCAAAAGCCGCACCGCGCGCGCTGACCGCGAGTTCCGGGTACCTGACGAAACCATCTTCGAATTGCAACAGGCCGGCTTGTTGCGGGCCTTGCAACCACGTGCGTTTGGCGGCTACGAGGTCGATCCGCGGACGTTTTTCGAAATCCAGATGATCCTCGCCGAGGGCTGCATGTCCACAGCATGGATTTATGGCGTGATGGGCGTACACCCCTGGCAGCTGGCGCGTTACCCGATCGAGGCCCAGCGCGATGTATGGAGCCAGGATCATACGACCCTGATCTCGTCCACCTACATGCCCGTGGCCAAGGTAACCGTGGTTGAAGGCGGTTATCGCATCAGTGGTCGCTGGGGCTTTTCCAGCGGCAGCGAACACTGCCAATGGTGTTTCCTTGGTGGTGTGCTGCCCGCCGATAGCGACCGTGCAGCAGAGCACGGCACCTTCCTGATCCCGCGCAGCGACTACCGTATCGAGCACAACTGGGACGTGCTGGGCCTGCGCGGCACCGGCAGCCACGACATTGTGGTCGAAGATGCCTTCGTGCCGGCACACCGCGTGCAACGCACCAATAACTGCACGCTGGAGGCGACGCCAGGACGCCTGGTGAACACCAATCCGATTTATGCCATTCCTTTCGCCCAGGTGTTCACGCGCGCTGTGTCCTCATCGGCCATCGGTGCCTTGCAGGGGGCGATCAACGAATTTCGTGCCAATGCCGCTGCGCACATCGGCAAGCACGGCATGAAAACCGCCGATGACCCGGTGGCGCAAACCACCGTTGCCGAGGCGACGATCATCGTCGACAGCCTGAGGCTGGTGCTGGAGCGCAACTACGCGCACCTGATGGCGCTGGCTGAAGCGGGTGAGTACCCGGACGTGGAAACCCGCCTGCTGTACCGCTACCAATCCTCCTATGTGACCAATATCTGCGCCGAGAAGGTCAACGAACTGCTGCGCTGTATGGCCGCTTCCGGGCTGTACAACACCAACCCTGTGGCGCGCCTGTTCCGCGACCTGCACCAGGCACGTGGTCATATCGCCAACAACTACATGGCCTTCAGCCGCAGCCTTGGCGCCGTGCAACTGGGCCTGCCCAACCCTGATCCTTACGTATGA
- a CDS encoding spinster family MFS transporter, whose protein sequence is MSSTHPQPIGWRSHGLLFVLAMMYADNFVGRQIIAVMIEPLKQEFGASDTAMGLVSGLAFAAVYVLLGLPAGRLADRLSRTRLLAITCSLWALATVACGLSTSFAMLVIARMAVAVFESPSTSTSMSIIADIYPPHRRSFAISCYTAAPTFSTIVALSAGAWVVDQYGWRSAFFAVALPSLLISAVFAFVMRDPVRGRFDLPHSHASQAAPPIQSLLGSARALMAQPAYRCLVLACGITTFSAYAFAMWNASFLVRSHDLPLHYAGLLAGLVGGTFAGLGALFSGWLTDRLVIRSQQWQIGIPLIGHVVGNCALVIYLLWPRDILLHAGAVPVPSAMLWCALGSFFSVWWVGPCFSLLTQLVPAHRRATAVALQTIISTLCGVGIGPLATGLLSDVLMPLLGDESLRYALLLVSLTIVIPIVLLWRTYQHLAAPSRLSAYA, encoded by the coding sequence ATGAGCAGTACGCACCCTCAACCCATCGGCTGGCGCAGCCATGGTCTGCTGTTTGTGCTCGCGATGATGTACGCCGACAACTTTGTCGGGCGGCAGATCATTGCCGTGATGATCGAACCGCTCAAACAAGAGTTCGGTGCCAGCGACACCGCCATGGGCCTGGTTTCGGGCCTGGCCTTCGCTGCCGTCTATGTGCTGCTGGGCCTGCCTGCCGGGCGCCTGGCCGATCGCCTGTCACGCACACGCCTGCTGGCCATCACCTGCTCGTTGTGGGCGCTGGCAACGGTGGCCTGCGGCCTCTCGACAAGCTTTGCGATGCTGGTGATCGCGCGCATGGCGGTAGCAGTCTTCGAGTCACCAAGCACCTCCACCTCGATGTCGATCATTGCCGATATCTACCCACCGCACCGGCGTTCTTTTGCCATCAGTTGCTACACCGCCGCGCCGACGTTCTCGACCATCGTTGCGCTTAGTGCCGGCGCCTGGGTGGTCGACCAATATGGCTGGCGCAGCGCTTTTTTTGCTGTCGCCCTGCCTTCCCTGCTGATCAGCGCGGTGTTTGCCTTTGTGATGCGCGACCCGGTACGTGGTCGCTTCGACCTCCCCCATAGCCACGCCAGCCAGGCTGCACCGCCCATTCAAAGCCTGCTGGGCAGTGCTCGTGCACTCATGGCACAGCCGGCCTACCGTTGCCTGGTACTGGCTTGCGGCATCACCACCTTCAGCGCCTACGCCTTTGCCATGTGGAATGCCAGCTTCCTGGTGCGATCGCATGACCTGCCCCTGCATTACGCCGGCCTCCTGGCCGGCCTGGTCGGCGGCACCTTTGCCGGGCTAGGGGCGTTGTTCAGTGGGTGGCTAACTGACCGCCTGGTGATCAGGAGCCAGCAGTGGCAAATCGGCATTCCGCTCATCGGCCATGTGGTCGGCAACTGCGCGTTGGTCATTTACCTGCTTTGGCCACGTGACATCCTGCTGCATGCGGGTGCAGTTCCGGTACCCAGCGCGATGCTCTGGTGCGCGCTGGGCAGCTTTTTCTCGGTATGGTGGGTGGGCCCGTGCTTCTCGTTGTTGACCCAGTTGGTGCCCGCCCACCGCCGGGCTACCGCCGTCGCCCTGCAGACCATCATCTCGACCTTGTGTGGGGTCGGTATCGGCCCATTGGCAACCGGGCTACTGAGCGATGTACTGATGCCATTGCTGGGAGACGAGTCGCTGCGCTACGCCCTGCTGCTGGTCAGTCTTACCATTGTCATACCGATCGTGCTGCTCTGGCGGACCTATCAACACCTGGCCGCGCCCTCGCGGCTTTCTGCCTATGCCTGA
- a CDS encoding acetaldehyde dehydrogenase (acetylating) — MSKKIKCALIGPGNIGTDLLYKLKRSEVLEPVWMVGIDATSEGLARAAALGLKTTSEGVDGLLPHVLEDGIQIAFDATSAYVHAENSRKLNALGVLMIDLTPAAIGPYCVPPVNLKHNLGLGAMNVNMVTCGGQATIPLVAAVSSVQPVAYAEIIATAASKSVGPGTRKNIDEFTRTTAAAVEQVGGAKKGKAIIIVNPAEPPLIMRDTVHCLTETEPDQAAITVAIADMIKQVQRYVPGYKLVNGPVFDGNRVSIFMEVEGLGDYLPKYAGNLDIMTAAAARTAEMFAEAMLKGELTLRASTPQPAIA; from the coding sequence ATGAGTAAAAAGATAAAATGCGCCCTCATCGGGCCCGGCAACATCGGTACCGACCTGCTGTACAAGCTCAAGCGCAGTGAAGTACTGGAACCCGTCTGGATGGTGGGTATCGACGCCACCTCCGAAGGCCTTGCCCGCGCCGCCGCGCTGGGCCTGAAAACCACCAGCGAGGGCGTCGATGGCCTGCTACCGCATGTACTGGAAGACGGCATCCAGATCGCCTTCGATGCTACCTCCGCGTATGTGCATGCCGAAAACAGCCGCAAGCTCAATGCCTTGGGTGTGCTGATGATCGACCTGACTCCGGCAGCCATCGGCCCCTACTGCGTGCCACCGGTCAACCTGAAGCACAACCTTGGCCTGGGCGCGATGAACGTCAACATGGTGACCTGTGGCGGCCAGGCGACCATCCCGCTGGTGGCCGCGGTGTCCAGCGTGCAGCCGGTGGCCTATGCCGAGATCATTGCCACGGCGGCCTCGAAATCGGTCGGCCCGGGCACACGCAAGAACATCGATGAATTCACCCGCACCACCGCGGCGGCCGTGGAACAGGTTGGCGGCGCAAAAAAGGGCAAGGCAATCATTATCGTCAACCCCGCCGAGCCGCCGCTGATCATGCGCGACACCGTGCACTGCCTGACCGAAACCGAGCCTGACCAGGCAGCCATCACCGTCGCGATTGCCGACATGATCAAGCAAGTCCAGCGCTATGTGCCCGGCTACAAGCTGGTCAACGGCCCGGTGTTCGACGGTAACCGGGTATCGATTTTCATGGAAGTCGAAGGCCTGGGCGACTACCTGCCCAAGTATGCCGGCAACCTCGACATCATGACCGCCGCCGCCGCGCGCACCGCCGAGATGTTTGCCGAAGCAATGCTCAAAGGCGAGCTGACCCTGCGTGCCAGCACCCCACAACCTGCCATCGCCTAA
- a CDS encoding aldehyde dehydrogenase family protein: protein MSCANSSVDTLSALLREQKAAFNAQGAVTAVARRARIQRVIDMLVAHHEALAEAMDADFGGRPQGFSLMNDVLGSLGSLKHARDHLEGWMQDEPRPVFSPYDQLGAEAWVMYQPKGTVGILGTWNAPLYTLLSPLASALAAGNRAILKPSEVVPRTAALVAKLFAEAFDPLEVAVVTGGADLAQAFTAQPFDHLVFTGSTAVARSVMRNAAEHLVPLTLELGGKSPVIVARSADLGTAAFRIALSKTTNSGQVCINPDLVYVPREQLETFLEAFASAYRQFIPEVSDNPDVVAVVNAQHLSRVENLVQQALQAGARVVSLPYAQAADEQNRRRPLQLVIDPPQGSLILHEEIFGPAMVVLPFDEVDQVIAQINARPRPLALYYFGSDARELRQVLEHTLSGGVTLNDVMMHAALHDAPFGGVGGSGMGHYHGREGFIEFSHLRTVLKAPEHDPRGEWGLLPPYSEHFLAAMKAQITPY, encoded by the coding sequence ATGAGTTGTGCAAATTCTTCCGTCGACACGCTGTCGGCCTTGCTGCGTGAACAAAAGGCTGCATTCAACGCTCAAGGGGCTGTCACTGCCGTGGCCCGCCGCGCGCGGATCCAGCGGGTGATCGACATGCTGGTGGCGCACCACGAAGCGCTGGCCGAGGCGATGGACGCCGACTTTGGCGGCCGCCCCCAGGGTTTTTCGTTGATGAATGATGTGCTGGGTTCGCTGGGGTCGCTCAAGCACGCGCGCGACCACCTCGAAGGATGGATGCAGGATGAGCCGCGGCCCGTCTTCAGCCCTTACGATCAGCTGGGCGCCGAGGCCTGGGTGATGTATCAGCCCAAGGGTACGGTGGGCATTCTGGGCACCTGGAACGCCCCCCTGTATACCTTGCTCAGCCCCCTGGCTTCGGCGTTGGCGGCGGGTAACCGGGCGATCCTCAAGCCTTCAGAGGTGGTGCCACGCACTGCTGCGCTGGTGGCGAAGCTGTTTGCCGAGGCGTTCGATCCTCTCGAAGTGGCTGTGGTCACCGGTGGCGCCGACCTGGCCCAGGCCTTCACCGCACAGCCGTTCGACCACCTGGTGTTTACCGGCAGTACCGCGGTGGCCAGGTCCGTGATGCGTAACGCGGCCGAGCACCTGGTGCCGTTGACGCTGGAACTGGGCGGAAAGTCGCCGGTCATCGTCGCCCGCAGCGCCGACCTGGGCACCGCAGCGTTTCGTATTGCGCTTTCCAAGACCACCAACAGTGGCCAGGTCTGCATCAACCCGGACCTGGTCTACGTGCCACGCGAGCAGCTGGAAACCTTTCTTGAGGCCTTTGCCAGCGCTTACCGCCAGTTCATCCCTGAGGTGAGCGACAACCCGGACGTGGTCGCGGTGGTCAATGCCCAACACCTGTCCCGTGTTGAAAACCTGGTTCAGCAGGCGCTTCAAGCCGGTGCCCGGGTAGTGAGCCTACCCTACGCGCAAGCGGCTGATGAGCAAAACCGCCGCCGACCGCTGCAACTGGTGATCGACCCGCCCCAAGGCAGCCTGATTCTGCATGAAGAAATCTTCGGCCCGGCAATGGTGGTTCTGCCTTTTGATGAGGTTGACCAAGTCATCGCCCAGATCAACGCGCGCCCGCGGCCTTTGGCCCTTTACTACTTTGGCAGCGACGCCAGGGAGCTGCGCCAGGTGCTGGAGCACACATTGTCCGGCGGTGTCACCCTCAACGATGTGATGATGCATGCCGCCTTGCATGATGCCCCGTTCGGTGGGGTTGGCGGGTCAGGCATGGGCCACTACCACGGTCGCGAAGGCTTTATCGAGTTCAGCCACCTGCGCACAGTACTCAAGGCGCCCGAACATGATCCGCGCGGTGAATGGGGCCTGCTACCGCCTTACAGCGAACACTTCCTGGCCGCGATGAAAGCGCAGATCACCCCGTACTGA
- a CDS encoding glucose 1-dehydrogenase, producing the protein MSILQRFNLTGSVAIVTGSGRGIGRAIALAYADAGADVVCSARSLADVEAVAEEVRSRGRRALALSCDVTDSEQRCALVANAAEQLGRITHLVNNAGGGGPNDPLKMSPQDFEQVLSFNVSAAYALSQLCVPLMRDAGGGNIINITSVAARYAQRHFSAYGTAKAALTHLTRLLAQEFAPQIRVNAVAPGPILTDALAGVMPDAMRKTMESNTPLKCLGQPEDIAAAALYLASPASAWVTGKIIDVDGGADSSVWPG; encoded by the coding sequence ATGAGCATTCTGCAACGCTTCAACCTCACTGGCAGTGTCGCCATTGTCACCGGCAGCGGCCGCGGCATCGGTCGCGCCATTGCCTTGGCCTACGCCGATGCTGGCGCAGATGTGGTCTGCAGCGCCCGTTCGCTGGCAGATGTCGAGGCCGTCGCCGAAGAGGTACGCAGCCGAGGGCGGCGCGCCCTGGCCCTGAGCTGCGATGTCACCGACAGCGAACAGCGCTGCGCCTTGGTCGCCAACGCCGCCGAACAGCTGGGGCGCATCACCCATCTGGTCAACAATGCCGGGGGCGGCGGCCCCAATGACCCGCTGAAGATGAGCCCGCAAGACTTCGAGCAGGTGTTGAGCTTCAACGTCAGCGCCGCCTATGCCCTTTCACAGCTCTGCGTTCCCCTGATGCGCGACGCCGGGGGCGGCAACATCATCAACATTACCTCGGTCGCCGCCCGTTATGCCCAGCGCCATTTCAGCGCCTATGGCACCGCCAAGGCTGCCCTGACTCACTTGACGCGCCTGCTGGCACAAGAGTTTGCGCCGCAGATCCGGGTCAATGCGGTGGCGCCAGGGCCAATCCTGACCGACGCCCTGGCCGGGGTCATGCCCGATGCCATGCGCAAAACGATGGAAAGCAACACCCCGCTCAAATGCCTGGGCCAACCAGAGGACATCGCAGCCGCGGCCCTTTACCTGGCAAGCCCCGCCTCGGCCTGGGTCACCGGCAAGATCATCGATGTCGATGGCGGCGCCGATTCCAGTGTCTGGCCGGGTTGA
- the dmpG gene encoding 4-hydroxy-2-oxovalerate aldolase — translation MDLHGKSITVHDMCLRDGMHPKRHQITLQQMKDIACGLDAAGVPMIEVTHGDGLGGSSVNYGFPAHSDEAYLSAVIPLMKNAKVSALLLPGIGTVDHLQMAYELGVSTIRVATHCTEADVSEQHLGAARKLGMDSVGFLMMAHMNSPQGLATQGKLMESYGANCIYITDSAGYLLPHDVSARVAALRAALKPETEIGFHGHHNLSMGVSNSIAAIAAGATRIDAACAGLGAGAGNTPMEVLVAVCDRMGIETGVSVFGIQDVAEDLVVPIMDFPIRSDRDALTMGYAGVYGSFLLFAKRAEKKYGVPAREILVEMGRRGMVGGQEDMIEDTAMTLARQRQASA, via the coding sequence ATGGACCTTCACGGCAAATCCATCACCGTCCACGACATGTGCCTGCGTGACGGCATGCACCCCAAACGCCACCAGATCACCCTGCAGCAAATGAAAGACATTGCCTGTGGCCTCGACGCCGCCGGTGTGCCGATGATCGAGGTGACCCATGGCGATGGCCTGGGTGGCAGTTCGGTGAACTATGGTTTTCCGGCGCACAGCGACGAGGCGTATTTGTCGGCGGTCATCCCGCTGATGAAAAACGCCAAGGTCTCCGCACTGCTGCTACCGGGCATCGGCACGGTCGATCACCTGCAGATGGCCTACGAACTGGGCGTCAGCACGATTCGCGTCGCCACTCACTGCACGGAAGCAGACGTGTCCGAACAGCACCTTGGCGCGGCCCGCAAGCTGGGCATGGACAGCGTCGGGTTCCTGATGATGGCCCATATGAACAGCCCGCAAGGCCTGGCCACCCAGGGCAAGCTGATGGAGAGCTACGGTGCCAATTGCATCTACATCACCGACTCGGCCGGCTACCTGCTGCCCCACGACGTCAGCGCGCGGGTCGCGGCGCTGCGTGCAGCGCTCAAGCCCGAGACTGAAATCGGCTTCCATGGCCATCACAACCTGTCGATGGGCGTATCCAACTCGATCGCGGCCATTGCCGCTGGCGCCACCCGTATCGATGCCGCTTGCGCAGGCTTGGGCGCCGGCGCCGGCAATACCCCCATGGAAGTACTGGTGGCCGTCTGCGACCGCATGGGCATCGAAACCGGCGTGAGTGTGTTTGGTATCCAGGACGTTGCCGAGGACCTGGTGGTGCCGATCATGGACTTCCCGATCCGCAGCGATCGCGATGCCCTGACCATGGGCTATGCCGGTGTCTACGGCTCGTTCCTGCTGTTTGCCAAGCGCGCTGAAAAAAAGTACGGCGTCCCCGCGCGGGAAATTCTTGTCGAAATGGGCCGGCGCGGCATGGTCGGCGGCCAGGAAGACATGATCGAAGACACCGCGATGACCCTGGCCAGGCAACGCCAAGCCAGCGCCTGA
- a CDS encoding fumarylacetoacetate hydrolase family protein, whose amino-acid sequence MDAQLIETLGDELFHALNARQSLPPLTQRYPAISLDDAYQISRRFLARREAVGEQVIGKKIGVTSRAVQEMLDVHQPDFGFLTDRMQVADGNDISFAAHHLVQPRAEGEIAFVLGEDLQGTDITANDVLAASEWVMPCFEIVDSRIENWQIRIQDTVADNASCGVFALGQQRVDPRELDLAEVKLHLFKNGLPVGSGLGSAVQGHPCAAVAWLANTLGRLGIPFRKGEIILSGALAPLVPVAPGDFVSLSLSGMGEMHLNFVP is encoded by the coding sequence ATGGATGCGCAACTGATTGAAACACTGGGCGACGAGCTGTTCCATGCCCTGAACGCACGCCAGAGCCTGCCCCCGCTGACCCAACGTTACCCGGCCATCAGCCTTGACGACGCCTACCAGATTTCCCGGAGATTTCTGGCGCGTCGCGAAGCGGTGGGCGAGCAAGTGATCGGCAAGAAAATCGGGGTGACCAGCCGCGCCGTGCAAGAAATGCTCGATGTGCATCAGCCCGATTTTGGTTTTCTAACCGACCGTATGCAGGTTGCCGATGGCAACGACATCAGCTTTGCTGCCCACCATCTGGTACAGCCACGGGCCGAAGGCGAGATTGCCTTTGTACTGGGCGAAGACCTGCAAGGTACGGATATCACCGCCAACGATGTGCTGGCGGCCAGCGAGTGGGTTATGCCGTGCTTCGAAATTGTCGACTCGCGTATCGAGAACTGGCAGATCCGCATTCAGGACACCGTTGCCGACAACGCTTCATGCGGTGTTTTCGCCCTGGGCCAGCAGCGCGTCGATCCGCGTGAACTGGACCTGGCCGAGGTCAAGTTGCACCTGTTCAAGAACGGCCTGCCGGTGGGCAGCGGCCTGGGCTCGGCGGTGCAAGGCCACCCCTGCGCCGCCGTGGCCTGGCTGGCCAATACCCTGGGCCGACTGGGCATCCCGTTTCGCAAGGGCGAAATCATTCTGTCCGGCGCCCTCGCGCCACTGGTACCGGTTGCACCGGGTGACTTCGTCAGCCTGTCGCTGAGCGGCATGGGCGAGATGCACCTGAACTTCGTGCCCTGA
- a CDS encoding flavin reductase, with product MATPACFDPQAFRAALGTFTTGVTIITTQAEDGSPVGITANSFNSVSLNPPLVLWSLSKNARSLPVFSGGRHWNVHVLSTEQETLSGRFARQGEDKFSEIQLDTGISEAPLLQDCTARFQCRTAFQYEGGDHVIFVGEVLAFDHSDRAPLAFQSGQYALAMRKPRNELRLATTPPPPECSYTEDLLGYLLGRSHYQMLFALRRLLKNQQLDEHAFFILSTLCIRDNLTLDEINAFVGYTGHVVSATSMRFLERQNLVARELDNEQVRYVLTADGREASLQEVALAKAVEEDIAARLGAGDSQALKVLLKRLIATSDPGLPDLWAPR from the coding sequence ATGGCAACGCCCGCCTGTTTCGACCCTCAAGCGTTTCGCGCCGCGCTCGGCACCTTTACCACGGGAGTGACCATCATCACTACCCAGGCCGAAGACGGCTCGCCGGTTGGCATCACCGCCAACAGCTTCAACTCGGTCTCGCTCAACCCACCTCTGGTGCTCTGGAGTCTGTCCAAGAACGCCCGCAGTCTGCCGGTGTTCAGCGGTGGTCGCCACTGGAACGTGCACGTTTTGTCGACGGAGCAGGAAACCCTGTCCGGCCGTTTTGCACGCCAAGGGGAAGACAAGTTCTCCGAGATCCAGCTCGACACCGGCATCAGCGAGGCACCGCTGCTGCAAGACTGTACGGCGCGCTTCCAATGCCGTACGGCCTTCCAGTATGAGGGCGGCGACCATGTCATCTTCGTCGGCGAGGTGCTCGCCTTCGACCATAGCGATCGCGCGCCGCTGGCCTTCCAGAGTGGCCAGTACGCCCTGGCAATGCGCAAACCGCGCAACGAGCTGCGCCTGGCAACCACCCCGCCACCGCCCGAGTGCAGTTATACCGAAGACTTGCTCGGCTACCTGCTCGGGCGCTCGCACTACCAGATGCTGTTTGCACTGCGCCGTCTGCTGAAGAACCAGCAGCTCGATGAACACGCGTTCTTCATCCTCTCCACCCTGTGCATTCGGGACAACCTGACCCTGGACGAGATCAACGCCTTCGTCGGCTACACCGGCCATGTGGTCAGCGCCACCAGCATGCGCTTCCTGGAACGCCAGAACCTGGTCGCCCGTGAGCTTGATAATGAGCAGGTCCGCTATGTACTCACAGCCGACGGGCGGGAGGCTTCGTTGCAGGAGGTGGCCCTGGCCAAAGCCGTCGAGGAGGATATCGCTGCCCGTCTCGGCGCCGGTGACAGCCAGGCACTCAAGGTGTTGCTCAAGCGCCTGATCGCCACCTCCGACCCGGGCTTGCCGGACCTGTGGGCGCCGCGCTAA